In a single window of the Acidobacteriaceae bacterium genome:
- a CDS encoding glycosyltransferase family 39 protein: MRVAGGERRVAAGLTLLVVALRVWFARKVTFCGTPDSCYALGVAQDLTRYHSFRVPFLFDLQLNHLQVPNTGLEYWRPGVSLLFALLRPLGGVTLHGALVIATLAGVVWASAAWFIGERATGSRKIALASYALCLLFSPGWGGSLTPDPTLFYAAAIAWFLALFTVKRQGLVQDILALVCVGAAYMIRNDAGLLLIPLIAVLWLRWRAVVERRRNSDGGPSGVSVAYAIAMLVGFGLALAPMHLLYRHVLGTAFPAGAGQALYLNDLSDFTTYGVPVNVHTMLSHGLKHLVTMRVGATALIVYRVLALVLGYPALVFLPALAVRRDGDAGGKLGMPELAGPVAFGVTVLVVYCLVLPAVGVFSALRSSTALLPAVAVVVVLAILRVAKTRRLAGVLMATVATIYLVSGVMDDRRSIDPMNQIGEADRAQARALEAMGATDDPGSTIVMTPDPVQFSVTTGLPAIPMPANGLDAITKEALDLHASHAILDGEHLPGSPAEVTDRLHPVQARTIEGQTVLLLELPRELRQR; encoded by the coding sequence ATGCGAGTCGCCGGAGGCGAACGCCGCGTCGCCGCGGGCCTTACGCTGCTTGTTGTTGCGCTTCGGGTATGGTTTGCGCGCAAGGTAACGTTTTGCGGCACGCCGGACTCTTGTTATGCGCTCGGAGTGGCACAGGACCTCACGCGATATCACTCGTTCCGAGTGCCGTTTCTGTTTGACCTGCAGCTGAATCACCTGCAGGTCCCCAACACTGGGCTTGAATATTGGCGGCCGGGCGTTTCCCTTCTGTTTGCTTTGTTGAGGCCACTCGGCGGAGTGACACTACACGGCGCACTGGTAATCGCAACACTGGCCGGCGTTGTGTGGGCGTCGGCGGCGTGGTTTATTGGGGAACGGGCAACGGGCAGCCGTAAGATCGCATTGGCGAGCTACGCGCTCTGCCTGCTTTTTTCACCGGGCTGGGGTGGGTCGCTAACACCGGACCCGACACTGTTTTATGCAGCAGCGATTGCGTGGTTCCTGGCGCTGTTCACGGTCAAGCGACAGGGGCTGGTGCAGGATATCCTCGCGCTCGTATGCGTCGGCGCCGCGTACATGATTCGCAACGATGCCGGGCTGTTGCTGATCCCTCTGATTGCGGTTTTGTGGCTGCGCTGGAGAGCAGTGGTCGAACGGCGGAGGAACTCAGACGGTGGCCCGTCAGGCGTTTCCGTCGCGTATGCGATCGCGATGCTCGTGGGTTTTGGGCTGGCTCTGGCGCCGATGCATCTGCTATACCGGCACGTGCTTGGGACAGCGTTTCCGGCGGGCGCGGGACAGGCGCTGTATCTGAACGACCTGAGCGACTTCACCACCTACGGCGTACCGGTAAACGTGCACACGATGCTGTCGCATGGGCTGAAGCACCTGGTGACCATGCGCGTCGGTGCCACGGCGCTGATCGTCTACAGGGTGCTGGCTCTAGTGCTGGGGTACCCGGCGCTGGTTTTTCTACCGGCGCTGGCCGTGCGACGGGATGGCGACGCGGGTGGGAAGTTGGGGATGCCGGAGTTGGCTGGACCGGTGGCCTTCGGGGTTACAGTGCTGGTGGTCTACTGTCTGGTGCTGCCGGCGGTGGGTGTGTTCTCGGCGCTGCGGAGTTCTACCGCGTTGCTACCGGCGGTCGCGGTTGTGGTGGTGCTGGCGATCTTGAGGGTGGCGAAGACGCGGCGGCTCGCGGGAGTGCTGATGGCGACTGTCGCGACGATTTACCTTGTCAGCGGAGTGATGGATGATCGGCGCTCCATTGATCCAATGAACCAAATTGGGGAGGCCGACCGGGCGCAGGCGCGTGCGCTGGAGGCGATGGGAGCGACGGACGACCCCGGTTCGACAATTGTTATGACACCGGATCCCGTTCAGTTTTCAGTCACTACCGGGTTGCCTGCAATCCCCATGCCTGCCAATGGGTTAGACGCAATCACGAAGGAGGCATTGGACTTACACGCAAGTCATGCAATTCTGGACGGCGAACATCTCCCCGGGAGTCCTGCCGAGGTGACCGATAGGCTTCATCCGGTCCAGGCCAGGACGATCGAGGGGCAAACGGTGCTCCTGCTTGAACTCCCCCGGGAGCTCAGACAGCGCTAG
- a CDS encoding MurR/RpiR family transcriptional regulator, producing MSIKREAKHPHFPTSMALQLQQLSEGRREIIRPVLENPREFVLLNVRDMARRLETGPATVVRIVRALGFDTHKDFQHYLHYLSVSSATILDSMQAGGNITEISKILRGSRNQINQNIEFVLERLDLHQVQNIATRIDQAERTLLLGGDMAAPLVEYMEYHLTIAGLPVVAATSPGRATHLARSAGKKDLALGISFRRGLRMTIEGVQRAKENGSYCVGVTDSPLSPLARFCDELVIVPINSLSFAASYVAPIALIDLITAGVGSLRRKQVVDRLREADFEQKHGYRWYQTES from the coding sequence ATGTCCATCAAGAGGGAAGCCAAACACCCGCACTTTCCTACAAGCATGGCTCTCCAGCTGCAGCAGCTCAGCGAAGGACGCCGCGAGATCATCCGCCCGGTCCTCGAAAACCCCCGCGAGTTCGTTCTCCTGAACGTTCGCGACATGGCTCGCCGTCTCGAAACCGGGCCCGCCACCGTGGTTCGCATCGTTCGCGCGCTGGGCTTCGACACCCACAAGGACTTCCAGCATTATCTGCACTATCTGTCGGTCTCGAGCGCCACCATTCTCGACAGCATGCAGGCGGGCGGCAACATCACCGAGATTTCAAAGATCCTGCGCGGCTCGCGCAATCAGATTAACCAGAACATCGAATTCGTCCTCGAACGACTGGATCTCCATCAGGTTCAGAACATCGCCACACGCATTGATCAAGCGGAACGCACCTTGCTTCTGGGCGGCGATATGGCCGCGCCGCTCGTGGAATACATGGAGTACCACCTGACGATTGCCGGGCTGCCGGTGGTTGCCGCTACCAGTCCGGGCCGCGCAACCCACTTGGCGCGTTCGGCAGGGAAGAAGGATCTTGCTCTCGGAATCAGCTTCCGCCGCGGCCTGCGTATGACCATCGAAGGCGTGCAGCGGGCGAAGGAAAACGGCTCTTACTGTGTAGGTGTGACCGACTCGCCGCTGTCACCGCTCGCGCGCTTCTGTGACGAGCTCGTGATTGTGCCGATTAACAGCTTGTCGTTTGCCGCCAGCTATGTGGCGCCCATCGCCCTGATTGATCTGATTACTGCAGGTGTGGGCAGTCTGCGGCGCAAGCAAGTGGTTGACCGCCTGCGCGAGGCCGACTTCGAACAGAAGCACGGCTATCGCTGGTATCAGACCGAGTCGTAG
- a CDS encoding FtsX-like permease family protein → MNKLIIGNLVHRPLRSVISAFAVAIEVIMILSIAAIMFGILNGSRQQTTGIGMDMIAHPGAATALMNTSAASADVRIADVLRKLPHVEVVAPVNIKLTAGSSLENIYGIDYASYNELRSFVFVSGGPFQQPYDMIIDDLQADSGKGFHVGDTIKALNHNFRICGIVEHGKGSRKFIRLDTMDQLDGNPGKAAEFFLRTENQPQYQEAVRKEILATPGLEDWSVQTIQEFLSTLTPERMPGFNIALRVVIGIAIIIGFLVIFQSMYTAVMERTREIGILKSMGAGRGGIVSVVLRETGLLAVVGVILGVAATYLLRILLHERFPTLSFQITPGWVASAVIIALLGALFGALYPALKAARKDPIDALSYE, encoded by the coding sequence ATGAACAAACTCATCATCGGCAATCTCGTCCATCGTCCCCTGCGCTCAGTCATTAGCGCCTTCGCCGTCGCGATCGAGGTCATCATGATCCTCTCGATCGCTGCCATCATGTTCGGCATTCTCAACGGCAGCCGCCAGCAGACCACCGGCATTGGCATGGACATGATTGCGCATCCTGGTGCCGCAACGGCGCTCATGAACACCTCCGCAGCCTCCGCCGACGTCCGGATCGCTGACGTCCTGCGCAAGCTCCCGCATGTCGAAGTCGTAGCTCCTGTAAACATCAAGCTCACGGCCGGCTCCTCGCTGGAAAACATCTACGGTATCGACTACGCCAGCTACAACGAGCTGCGGTCGTTTGTCTTCGTCAGCGGCGGGCCGTTCCAGCAGCCGTATGACATGATCATCGACGACCTGCAGGCTGACAGCGGCAAGGGTTTTCATGTCGGCGACACCATCAAAGCGCTGAACCACAACTTCCGTATCTGTGGCATCGTGGAGCACGGCAAAGGCAGCCGCAAGTTCATCCGGCTCGACACCATGGACCAGCTCGACGGCAACCCTGGCAAGGCCGCTGAGTTCTTCCTGCGCACTGAAAACCAGCCGCAATATCAGGAGGCCGTGCGCAAGGAGATTCTCGCCACGCCCGGCCTCGAGGACTGGAGCGTGCAAACGATCCAGGAGTTCCTCTCCACGCTGACACCGGAGCGCATGCCCGGCTTCAACATCGCCCTCCGCGTCGTCATCGGCATCGCGATCATCATCGGCTTCCTGGTCATCTTCCAGTCCATGTACACCGCCGTCATGGAACGCACGCGCGAGATCGGCATCCTTAAATCAATGGGCGCAGGACGCGGCGGCATCGTATCCGTCGTACTGCGCGAAACCGGCCTGCTTGCCGTCGTTGGCGTCATCCTCGGCGTCGCCGCAACCTATCTCCTTCGCATCCTGCTGCACGAGCGCTTTCCGACCCTGAGCTTCCAGATAACTCCAGGCTGGGTCGCCAGCGCAGTCATCATTGCACTTCTCGGTGCTCTCTTCGGCGCGCTGTATCCTGCCCTTAAGGCCGCGCGGAAGGATCCCATCGACGCGTTATCCTATGAGTAG
- a CDS encoding helix-turn-helix domain-containing protein — translation MGFGRDLQQQRVKRGVELEAIAASTRVSIRYLRALEDERSSDLPGGVFNKGILRSYCQFVGLEEREWMDRFTSSDLSTTTEPDWEAFAESVRQHRLSSASGQRRRWFGVMLMVLGLVALAWVAWHFTLRPHLIAQPKPIPAASSGVSRAPVFRSYDSV, via the coding sequence GTGGGGTTTGGAAGAGATCTTCAACAGCAGCGGGTGAAGCGCGGCGTCGAGCTTGAGGCGATTGCCGCAAGTACGCGCGTGTCGATTCGGTACCTGCGGGCACTTGAAGACGAACGGAGCTCCGATCTACCCGGCGGTGTATTCAACAAAGGCATTCTGCGCAGCTATTGTCAGTTTGTCGGCCTGGAAGAGCGCGAGTGGATGGACCGCTTTACGTCCAGTGATCTAAGTACGACCACCGAGCCCGACTGGGAAGCGTTCGCCGAAAGCGTACGGCAGCATCGGTTGAGTAGCGCCAGTGGGCAGCGGCGGCGATGGTTCGGCGTGATGCTGATGGTGCTGGGGCTAGTCGCCCTTGCATGGGTGGCGTGGCACTTTACCCTCCGGCCCCACCTGATCGCACAGCCGAAGCCGATCCCCGCAGCCAGCAGCGGCGTCTCCAGGGCACCAGTCTTTCGTAGCTACGACTCGGTCTGA
- a CDS encoding TonB-dependent receptor — MTQTMRRMGAALCAAFMATAMVAANAQDTTSGSISGTVTDSTGAAIRGATVKLINTDRGSTLATETTNSSGFYTATHLPLGTYTVEITDQGFKTEDVKGLVLHVNDALTVSRSLAPGSTGETVSVEASPVQLNLQDATSAGLINSTQINELTMVSRNYESLMNLQPGVAYGGTTDVLQRGPVGVNGASSVVNFSVDGGRDTSNNWTIDGADNVDRGANLTLYVYPSPDSIAEFKTLRGQYSAQYGRNAAGQVDVVTKSGTNMIHGSAYEYFRNDFFDAAGYLNDFNKARIPKYRYNDFGFTVGGPLWIPHVYNGKDKTFWFVSENWLKEITYTTGTGVVPTAAERKGDFSNDWYQAKNGSGQTVWMQGPVNVCTAFTYVAATQTNTCTATGTQVTNISPTAQAYLKDIYSIIPVPNEQLNASLGLDPHTITTTLPNQYPNLDSVVRIDQQVGQKINIMYRYIHDTFPDFIGAGTFVAVPIPGLSGTVSDNPGTQHLAKATWVISPSLVADVGYAYSNGSILTVPQGALLSSSSPDIKVPTPYTNIVGLVPTIGFTSLMTQLGGSAVYNDHGINHQAFGDVTKTLHNHTLMAGFSYDHYEKTENNATSGNQGTFAFQGDGTYASCTTPGSACVTPPVVNGTSIGQPASLSEDQAFSNFLTGNANNGFSQASTNNRVDINMNVFEFYLQDNWKATSRLTLNLGARYTYDSPYVDLAGLGNNFDPATYSASKAPTINNDGFICFTAANCTQSGSNAGQSTSPNPNADYVGPNYINGLIFGDPSAKNNNQASPFGRNVGTVQKVNIAPRFGWAFDVFGNGKTAFRGGYGWAYDELETSYWETTDWGNPPAIATYSQTNAVLDNPAGGATASTPSVTPARVQAVPLEVKTPYTQQYSMDIQQALSPSFMLDVGYFGTHGTHLAGAEEIDQPVPNAWRGVVDPRTANSGCVVPGYSGPAFITTACDNVLNQIKPYLGYNAIDAMRTIFSSNYNGLQVKATKKFSGKTYLDANFTWSRDLTNSPADYSGFIQNIYNVNGDYGRASDDRKLILNLDGDFELPWYREQHGLKGHVIGGWEISAIYSAATGLPLTVSASGGVAIQNTAGFTTIAPSNNPNNIVNDNVGLGVLGATSAGLRPNQIGDPRNGNGIRLKATKKYEQGLDPWFNTGMFQAQDPAATYPGTAKRGSIDMPGYQTADLGIFRNFKIYENLKFQFRAEAFNVANHTNVNTVSGSATSTLFGTVTGYRDARILQFAGRFDF, encoded by the coding sequence ATGACTCAAACCATGCGAAGGATGGGAGCGGCACTTTGCGCCGCTTTTATGGCTACGGCTATGGTCGCTGCCAACGCGCAGGACACGACCAGCGGCAGCATTAGCGGGACGGTTACGGATTCGACCGGAGCTGCGATCCGGGGCGCGACGGTGAAGTTGATCAATACCGACCGCGGCTCGACACTGGCGACCGAAACAACGAACAGTTCGGGTTTCTACACCGCGACTCATCTGCCGCTGGGCACGTACACGGTGGAGATCACCGACCAGGGGTTCAAGACCGAAGACGTGAAGGGACTGGTGCTTCACGTGAATGATGCGCTCACGGTGAGCCGGTCTCTGGCCCCTGGAAGCACGGGTGAAACAGTCTCCGTAGAGGCCAGCCCGGTGCAGTTGAACCTTCAGGATGCAACCTCGGCCGGACTCATCAACAGCACGCAGATCAACGAACTCACGATGGTTTCGCGGAACTATGAGAGTTTGATGAACCTGCAGCCGGGCGTCGCCTATGGTGGCACGACGGACGTTCTGCAGCGTGGGCCCGTGGGCGTGAACGGCGCGTCGAGCGTTGTGAACTTCTCCGTAGATGGCGGCCGCGACACCTCCAACAACTGGACGATTGACGGCGCGGACAATGTGGACCGCGGCGCGAACCTGACGCTTTATGTCTATCCCAGCCCGGACTCCATCGCCGAGTTCAAAACGCTCCGCGGGCAGTACAGCGCGCAGTACGGACGCAACGCGGCCGGCCAGGTGGACGTCGTTACCAAGTCCGGCACAAACATGATCCACGGAAGCGCGTACGAGTACTTCCGGAACGACTTCTTCGACGCGGCAGGTTATCTCAACGACTTCAACAAAGCGCGTATCCCGAAGTACCGCTATAACGACTTCGGGTTCACTGTCGGCGGCCCGCTGTGGATACCGCATGTTTACAACGGCAAGGACAAGACGTTCTGGTTCGTTTCAGAGAATTGGCTGAAGGAGATCACGTATACAACCGGGACGGGTGTCGTCCCAACGGCGGCGGAACGGAAGGGCGACTTCAGCAACGATTGGTACCAGGCTAAAAACGGTTCTGGTCAAACTGTCTGGATGCAGGGACCTGTAAACGTCTGCACCGCATTCACCTATGTGGCAGCAACCCAGACCAACACCTGCACAGCTACCGGCACTCAGGTTACCAACATCTCGCCGACTGCTCAGGCATATCTCAAGGACATTTACAGCATCATTCCGGTGCCAAACGAACAGCTGAACGCCTCACTCGGTCTGGATCCCCACACGATCACCACGACCCTGCCGAATCAATATCCGAACCTGGATTCGGTCGTCCGCATCGATCAGCAGGTTGGGCAAAAGATAAACATTATGTACCGCTACATTCACGATACGTTCCCTGACTTTATCGGTGCGGGCACGTTCGTGGCGGTTCCGATTCCAGGGCTCTCCGGCACGGTTTCGGATAATCCGGGCACGCAGCATCTGGCCAAGGCGACATGGGTTATTAGCCCCTCGCTGGTTGCTGACGTTGGGTACGCGTACTCGAATGGATCGATCCTGACCGTTCCGCAGGGCGCACTCCTTTCGTCCTCGTCGCCGGACATCAAGGTCCCGACACCCTATACCAACATCGTTGGTCTGGTGCCCACGATCGGCTTCACCAGTCTCATGACTCAGCTCGGCGGAAGCGCGGTCTACAACGATCACGGAATCAACCACCAGGCTTTTGGAGACGTCACCAAGACGCTCCACAACCACACGCTGATGGCCGGCTTCTCCTATGACCACTATGAGAAAACAGAGAACAATGCGACCAGCGGCAACCAGGGCACGTTCGCGTTTCAAGGCGATGGAACTTATGCCAGCTGTACCACCCCGGGCTCTGCCTGCGTCACACCGCCGGTGGTCAATGGAACTTCTATAGGACAACCGGCTTCCCTTTCGGAGGACCAGGCGTTCTCGAATTTCCTTACAGGTAACGCGAATAACGGTTTCTCGCAGGCCTCAACGAACAACAGAGTCGACATAAATATGAACGTGTTCGAGTTCTACCTCCAGGACAACTGGAAGGCGACCTCGCGACTGACGTTGAACCTCGGCGCTCGCTACACCTATGACTCTCCGTACGTGGATCTGGCGGGGCTGGGAAACAATTTCGATCCGGCAACCTACTCTGCATCGAAGGCGCCAACGATCAACAATGACGGCTTCATTTGCTTTACCGCGGCGAATTGCACGCAGAGCGGAAGCAATGCGGGGCAGTCTACCTCTCCTAATCCAAATGCGGATTATGTGGGACCAAACTACATCAATGGCTTGATCTTCGGCGATCCAAGTGCCAAGAACAACAACCAGGCTTCGCCATTTGGCAGGAATGTCGGCACGGTTCAGAAGGTCAACATCGCACCGCGCTTCGGCTGGGCCTTTGACGTTTTCGGCAACGGCAAGACTGCCTTCCGCGGCGGCTACGGTTGGGCCTATGACGAGTTGGAGACGAGCTACTGGGAGACCACCGACTGGGGCAACCCTCCGGCGATTGCAACGTACTCGCAGACCAACGCGGTGCTCGATAATCCTGCCGGCGGCGCAACGGCCAGCACACCATCTGTAACTCCCGCCCGTGTCCAGGCAGTGCCGCTGGAGGTGAAGACACCTTACACGCAGCAGTACTCGATGGATATTCAGCAGGCACTCAGCCCGAGCTTCATGCTCGATGTGGGTTACTTCGGAACGCATGGAACGCATCTCGCCGGTGCTGAAGAGATCGATCAGCCGGTCCCCAACGCATGGCGCGGAGTCGTTGATCCCAGGACTGCGAACTCTGGATGCGTTGTTCCCGGATACTCAGGCCCGGCATTCATCACGACAGCCTGCGACAACGTGCTGAACCAGATCAAGCCGTATCTGGGCTACAACGCGATCGATGCGATGCGCACGATCTTCAGCTCGAACTACAACGGTCTCCAAGTGAAGGCGACCAAGAAGTTCAGCGGAAAAACCTACCTCGATGCAAACTTCACATGGTCTCGCGACCTCACCAACTCGCCGGCCGATTACTCCGGCTTCATCCAGAACATCTACAACGTAAACGGCGATTACGGCCGCGCGTCGGATGACCGCAAGCTGATCCTGAACCTGGACGGTGATTTCGAGCTGCCCTGGTACCGCGAACAGCATGGCCTGAAGGGTCACGTAATCGGCGGATGGGAGATTTCGGCGATCTACTCTGCAGCCACCGGGCTTCCGCTGACGGTGAGTGCGAGCGGCGGCGTCGCCATCCAGAATACGGCTGGATTCACGACGATCGCTCCTTCAAACAATCCGAACAACATCGTGAACGACAACGTAGGTTTGGGCGTTCTCGGCGCCACAAGTGCCGGCCTCCGACCAAATCAAATTGGCGATCCACGCAACGGCAACGGGATCCGGTTAAAGGCAACCAAGAAATATGAGCAGGGGCTTGATCCGTGGTTCAACACGGGCATGTTCCAGGCCCAGGATCCGGCTGCCACTTACCCCGGTACAGCAAAGCGTGGCTCGATCGACATGCCTGGCTACCAGACAGCGGACCTTGGTATCTTCCGGAACTTCAAGATCTACGAGAATCTAAAGTTCCAGTTCCGTGCCGAGGCATTCAACGTAGCCAACCACACCAACGTGAACACAGTCTCCGGCAGCGCAACCTCGACCCTCTTCGGAACGGTCACCGGTTACCGCGATGCACGTATTCTGCAGTTCGCTGGACGGTTCGACTTCTAA
- the metK gene encoding methionine adenosyltransferase: protein MANTTDRFLFTSESVTEGHPDKIADQISDAILDACLEQDPLSRVACETLTCTGLVVVAGEITTQAYVDFQTLVRETVREIGYDDALKGFDCNTCGVISTINRQSPDIAQGVDTGGAGDQGMMFGYATNETPELMPTPISLAHRLAEKLTEVRKNGKLPYLRPDGKSQVTVEYDSNYRPVRVDAVVISTQHSEEVGNEQLRKDILEQVIKAVIPAELLDAKTKYHINPTGRFVIGGPMGDTGLTGRKIIVDTYGGMGRHGGGAFSGKDPTKVDRSAAYMARYVAKNIVAAGLADRCEVQLAYAIGVAEPVSVRVDTFGTGTVSEQRLIELVRENFSLTPKGIIESLNLRRPIFKKTAAYGHFGRSGESFTWEATDKAEALKAGAQAELVAK, encoded by the coding sequence TTGGCGAACACAACCGATCGTTTTCTCTTCACCTCGGAGTCCGTGACCGAAGGTCATCCGGACAAGATTGCCGATCAGATCTCAGATGCGATTCTGGACGCCTGCCTTGAGCAGGATCCGCTGAGCCGCGTCGCGTGCGAGACGCTGACCTGCACCGGACTCGTCGTTGTAGCCGGCGAGATTACTACCCAGGCCTACGTGGACTTCCAGACGCTGGTTCGCGAAACAGTTCGCGAGATCGGCTACGATGATGCGCTCAAGGGCTTCGATTGCAACACCTGCGGAGTGATCTCAACGATCAACCGCCAGAGCCCCGACATCGCACAGGGCGTGGATACCGGCGGCGCCGGAGACCAGGGCATGATGTTCGGCTACGCGACCAACGAGACCCCGGAGCTGATGCCGACCCCAATCTCGCTGGCGCACCGCCTCGCTGAGAAGCTGACCGAGGTTCGCAAGAACGGCAAGCTGCCGTACCTGCGACCCGACGGCAAGAGCCAGGTGACCGTTGAGTACGACTCCAACTATCGCCCCGTGCGCGTTGATGCAGTCGTCATCTCGACACAGCACTCGGAAGAGGTTGGCAACGAACAGCTTCGCAAGGACATCTTGGAGCAGGTGATCAAGGCCGTGATTCCGGCCGAACTGCTGGACGCCAAGACGAAGTATCACATCAACCCGACGGGACGTTTCGTCATCGGCGGACCGATGGGTGACACCGGACTGACCGGCCGCAAGATCATCGTCGACACGTACGGTGGCATGGGCCGGCACGGCGGTGGCGCGTTCTCGGGCAAGGATCCGACAAAGGTCGACCGCTCGGCGGCGTACATGGCGCGCTACGTTGCGAAAAACATCGTGGCTGCCGGACTCGCGGATCGTTGCGAGGTACAGCTTGCCTATGCGATCGGTGTGGCGGAGCCGGTCAGCGTGCGCGTCGACACGTTCGGCACCGGCACGGTGAGCGAGCAGCGGCTGATCGAACTGGTCCGCGAGAACTTCTCACTCACCCCAAAGGGCATCATCGAGAGCCTGAACCTGCGCCGTCCGATCTTCAAGAAGACCGCGGCGTACGGGCACTTCGGCCGCTCCGGCGAGAGCTTCACGTGGGAGGCGACGGACAAGGCCGAGGCGCTGAAAGCAGGCGCGCAGGCTGAGCTGGTCGCGAAGTAA
- a CDS encoding acyltransferase — MPKLSLATAPVEPSVGHRGRIEQLDGIRAIAILAVIMNHCLGAPLLWVGVDVFFVLSGFLITGILLRRKQDRRRDFFSGFYFRRLFRIQPAYIVSIILYGTFFTWIFFRPWPYYAFFGMNIHPLLHDWPLGLPVWSLAVEEQFYLLWPTVVLFTSERTLFRLSIAAILFTPVLRFVCAHFIYTGAIYLLTPFRADLLCAGAALAIVWEHRSARFERLCRERSWIGVILGFGGLAGLYAFPIFRIASHSPLSAAVDYSLSLIGATALLAWALAGRGLFYRLLTLKPMRYIGQISYMMYLVHQMVELQLSRHMPRRDTLLPTLAISIAFASISWFVMERPLINFAARNSFSSLFRMLTGRSQGNPLPVK, encoded by the coding sequence TTGCCCAAGCTGAGCCTCGCCACTGCACCCGTCGAGCCCTCTGTGGGCCATCGGGGCCGGATCGAGCAACTTGACGGCATTCGAGCCATTGCGATTCTTGCCGTCATTATGAATCACTGCCTCGGCGCTCCGCTGCTCTGGGTCGGTGTCGACGTCTTCTTCGTTCTCAGCGGATTTCTCATCACTGGAATCCTGCTCCGCCGCAAGCAGGACCGTCGCCGTGACTTCTTCTCCGGTTTCTACTTCCGCAGGCTCTTTCGTATCCAACCCGCCTACATCGTCTCGATCATTTTGTACGGCACTTTTTTTACCTGGATCTTCTTCCGTCCGTGGCCTTACTACGCCTTCTTCGGCATGAACATCCATCCGCTGCTCCATGACTGGCCTCTCGGTCTACCGGTCTGGTCGCTCGCCGTCGAGGAGCAGTTTTATCTCCTCTGGCCGACTGTTGTTCTGTTCACCTCTGAGCGCACTCTGTTTCGTCTCTCGATAGCCGCCATTCTGTTCACGCCTGTTCTGCGCTTCGTCTGTGCTCACTTTATTTACACCGGCGCCATCTATCTCCTCACTCCATTTCGTGCTGACCTCCTCTGCGCCGGTGCTGCTTTGGCCATCGTCTGGGAACACCGCAGCGCCCGCTTTGAGCGTCTTTGCCGCGAGCGATCATGGATTGGCGTCATTCTTGGCTTCGGCGGCCTCGCAGGTCTCTACGCCTTTCCAATCTTCCGCATCGCGAGTCACAGCCCGTTGAGCGCCGCGGTCGACTATTCGCTGTCGCTCATCGGCGCGACCGCACTCCTCGCCTGGGCGCTCGCCGGGCGCGGCCTCTTCTATCGTCTGCTCACTCTCAAGCCCATGCGCTACATCGGCCAGATCAGCTACATGATGTATCTCGTCCATCAGATGGTTGAGTTGCAGCTGTCGCGCCACATGCCGCGCCGGGATACGCTCTTGCCAACGCTTGCGATCAGCATCGCCTTCGCCTCGATCTCATGGTTTGTGATGGAGCGCCCGCTGATTAACTTCGCTGCGCGCAACTCTTTCTCTTCACTTTTCCGAATGCTCACCGGCAGGAGCCAGGGCAACCCGCTCCCGGTCAAGTAG